Proteins from one Camelina sativa cultivar DH55 chromosome 8, Cs, whole genome shotgun sequence genomic window:
- the LOC104707985 gene encoding putative cyclic nucleotide-gated ion channel 13 has protein sequence MAFGRDNRVRFTDLISEGNTEYGYGSKARPSLNSVLNNVRRGFEKSSDKFRTFKKPSSSFGGLHKKRDSSNTTTTTEKNIINPQGSFLQNWNKIFLFASVIALAIDPLFFYIPIVDGERHCLNLHHNLEIAASVLRTFIDAFYIIHIVFQFRTAYISPSSRVFGRGELVDDPKAIAIKYLSSYFIIDVLSILPLPQLVVLAVIPNVNKPVSLITKDYLVTVIFTQDIPRILRIFPLYSEVTRTSGIDTETAWAGAAWNLSLYMLASHVFGALWYLISVEREDRCWREACEKRPEVCTFRFLYCDRNRTVKNDFLTTSCPFINPDDITNSTVFNFGIFTDALKSGIVESDDFWKKFFYCFWWGLRNLSALGQNLNTSKFVGEIIFAVSICISGLVLFALLIGNMQKYLESTTVREEEMRVRKRDAEQWMSHRMLPDDLRKRIRRYEQYKWQETRGVEEENLLRNLPKDLRRDIKRHFCLDLLKKVPLFEIMDEQLLDAVCDKLKPVLYTENSYAIREGDPVEEMLFVMRGKLMSATTNGGRTGFFNAVYLKASDFCGEDLLTWALDPQSSSHFPISTRTVQALTEVEAFALAADDLKLVASQFRRLHSKQLQHTFRFYSVQWRTWGASFIQAAWRRHCRRKLARSLTAEEDRFRNAIALRERERDAASSSSLVATLYASRFASNALRNLRTNNNLPLLPPKPSEPDFSATHLGDP, from the exons TAAGAAGAGAGATTCTTCtaacactactactactacagaGAAGAACATCATAAACCCACAAGGCTCTTTCTTGCAGAACTGGaacaaaatatttctctttGCTTCAGTGATTGCTTTGGCGATTGATCCATTGTTTTTCTATATTCCTATCGTTGATGGAGAGAGGCACTGTCTTAATTTGCACCACAACTTGGAGATAGCTGCAAGTGTGCTTCGAACGTTTATAGATGCCTTTTACATCATTCACATTGTGTTTCAGTTTAGAACTGCTTatatctctccttcttcccGTGTTTTTGGAAGAGGCGAGTTGGTCGATGATCCCAAAGCGATAGCCATCAAGTACCTTTCTTCATACTTCATCATCGATGTTCTTTCTATCCTTCCACTCCCACAG CTTGTAGTGTTAGCTGTGATCCCCAATGTCAACAAGCCGGTCTCTTTGATCACTAAGGACTACCTGGTTACTGTCATATTTACTCAAGACATCCCTAGGATTCTTCGTATATTTCCACTTTACAGTGAAGTTACAAGAACATCTGGTATAGATACTGAAACAGCTTGGGCTGGAGCTGCTTGGAACCTATCTCTCTATATGTTAGCCAGTCAT GTGTTTGGAGCCTTATGGTACTTGATATCAGTAGAACGAGAAGACAGATGCTGGCGTGAAGCTTGCGAGAAGAGACCAGAAGTGTGTACCTTTAGATTTCTCTACTGTGATAGAAACAGAACTGTTAAAAACGATTTCTTGACTACCTCATGCCCGTTTATCAACCCTGATGATATAACAAACTCAACGGTCTTCAACTTTGGCATCTTCACTGATGCTTTAAAAAGTGGTATTGTTGAATCAGATGACTTCTGGAAGAAATTTTTCTACTGCTTCTGGTGGGGTCTGCGTAATTTAAG TGCATTGGGGCAAAATCTCAATACGAGCAAATTCGTTGGGGAAATCATATTTGCTGTATCAATTTGCATATCTGGACTAGTCTTATTTGCACTACTTATTGGCAATATGCAG AAATACTTGGAGTCGACAACAGTTAGGGAAGAGGAGATGAGAGTGAGAAAAAGAGATGCAGAGCAGTGGATGTCTCACCGTATGTTACCAGATGACCTGAGGAAACGTATCAGAAGGTATGAGCAATATAAATGGCAAGAAACTAgaggagttgaagaagaaaacctTCTTCGTAATCTCCCCAAAGACCTCAGGAGAGACATCAAACGCCATTTTTGCCTCGATCTCCTCAAGAAA GTACCTCTCTTCGAGATAATGGATGAGCAATTGCTAGATGCCGTGTGCGACAAGCTAAAACCTGTGCTCTACACGGAAAACAGCTATGCGATTAGAGAAGGAGACCCAGTGGAGGAGATGTTGTTTGTTATGAGGGGAAAACTGATGAGCGCCACCACTAACGGTGGCCGGACTGGCTTCTTTAATGCGGTGTACCTTAAGGCTAGTGACTTTTGCGGCGAAGATCTTCTCACTTGGGCATTGGATCCTCAGTCTTCGTCTCATTTTCCGATCTCGACGAGAACAGTTCAAGCTTTAACCGAAGTAGAAGCCTTTGCGCTTGCAGCAGATGATCTCAAGCTCGTGGCTTCGCAATTCAGACGACTACATAGCAAACAGCTTCAACATACTTTCAG GTTTTATTCGGTACAATGGAGAACTTGGGGCGCGTCTTTCATTCAAGCAGCATGGAGGAGGCATTGCCGGAGGAAACTTGCCAGGTCATTAACCGCAGAAGAAGATCGATTCCGAAACGCGATCGCCCTGCGCGAACGTGAACGTGATGCAGCTTCTTCGTCGAGCCTGGTTGCAACGTTATACGCGTCGCGGTTCGCTTCAAACGCGCTTCGCAATCTGCGTACTAATAACAACCTGCCTTTGCTTCCTCCTAAACCATCCGAGCCCGATTTTAGTGCCACTCATCTTGGGGACCCTTAA
- the LOC104709832 gene encoding uncharacterized protein LOC104709832, with amino-acid sequence MLLRYDWYVCFPQSNALYDAPGGSDHSPILVAPNDVQERRKVPFKFYTFFTTHPDYLAIVETAWNETISSSSKMFILCQKLKAVKIGCKALNRTHFSNIQARTAEAKELLATIQNQILSAPNSILFEEERLARQRWLILSTAEETFLREKSRVRWCSEGDSNTRFFHNSVKAHQARNLIRSLLDSDGERVTDSSTLKVMIVEYYKQLLGTKNTQVKPLTVQQIRELHPFRCTEDLASSLIAIPSTELITTTLFSLPRSKTPGPDGFTVDFFINSWGVVGPSVIDAVSEFFKMGKLLKQVNATILALIPKTVTAESLTEFRPISCCNTIYKVISRILAGRFKLFTAEAVQRNQVAFIPGRLLCENVLLAMELVTDFNKEGEKGLRQGDSISGPLFTLVMDILSKQLDNAATDNRFQTHPQCGSPLITHLSFADDILVFFDGTESSLDAILDILTQFKSVSGNAESARGAKVSWETVCSPKSIGGLGLRRLIDWNKIFGLKLIWLLYSEAGSLWVSWIKSHLIRDKIFWEADFRSSGSCIWKGLLKLRPLARPYVGCNILSGRQALFWHDNWTGLGSLLDIVGDQGPRVTGISYQARVIDASSNGGWILPRSLHPLVHLLRVCLQAQVPPFQEADDDTFHWKIDADQNHAKFSSIKTWRHQHPTGNPVTWHTQIWFKERIPRMAFMAWLTVQDRLTTRDRLIRWSLPVPPDCLLCQSAKRFYGLAVRTLDSESSNPSSILGRTFSFLLPLPPPRLFSPAISE; translated from the exons ATGTTATTAAGGTATGATTGGTATGTTTGCTTCCCTCAGTCTAATGCACTCTACGATGCCCCGGGAGGCTCTGATCACTCTCCTATCTTAGTTGCACCCAATGATGTACAAGAGCGGAGGAAAGTCCCCTTTAAGTTCTACACATTCTTCACAACTCATCCAGATTACCTTGCTATTGTTGAAACAGCATGGAATGAGACTATATCCTCGAGCTCCAAAATGTTTATTCTCTGTCAAAAACTTAAGGCGGTAAAGATAGGATGCAAGGCTTTAAATCGCACTCATTTCAGTAACATTCAAGCTAGGACTGCAGAAGCCAAGGAGTTGTTAGCTACAATCCAAAACCAGATTTTATCAGCGCCTAACTCCATTTTGTTTGAGGAGGAGAGATTGGCAAGACAGAGATGGCTCATTCTATCTACAGCCGAGGAGACCTTTCTAAGAGAAAAATCAAGAGTTCGTTGGTGCTCAGAGGGAGATTCCAACACCCGGTTCTTTCATAACTCGGTCAAGGCTCATCAGGCAAGGAATCTCATTCGCTCTCTTTTGGACTCAGATGGTGAAAGGGTCACGGACTCATCAACTCTCAAGGTTATGATTGTAGAGTATTACAAGCAACTCCTTGGAACCAAAAATACTCAAGTCAAGCCTCTTACTGTCCAGCAGATTCGAGAGTTGCATCCCTTTAGATGCACTGAGGATTTGGCTTCATCTCTTATAGCCATTCCTTCCACTGAATTGATAACCACAACTTTGTTCTCTCTCCCTCGAAGTAAAACTCCAGGACCGGATGGATTCACAGTTGATTTCTTTATCAACTCGTGGGGTGTTGTTGGTCCTTCGGTCATTGACGCAGTCTCAGAATTCTTTAAAATGGGGAAGCTTCTCAAGCAAGTAAACGCAACTATCTTAGCTCTTATCCCCAAGACTGTTACAGCAGAGTCCCTTACAGAATTCAGGCCAATTTCATGCTGCAATACAATTTACAAGGTCATCTCAAGAATTCTAGCCGGTAGATTTAAACTCTTCACTGCAGAGGCTGTTCAGAGGAACCAAGTTGCCTTCATACCTGGTCGTCTTTTGTGCGAAAACGTCCTCCTAGCTATGGAGCTGGTTACTGATTTCAACAAGGAAG GAGAAAAAGGTTTGAGACAAGGAGATTCCATCTCTGGTCCGCTCTTCACTCTGGTTATGGACATTCTTTCTAAACAGCTAGACAATGCAGCTACTGACAACAGGTTTCAAACTCATCCGCAATGTGGAAGTCCATTAATCACTCACCTCAGTTTCGCGGACGACATTCTGGTTTTCTTTGATGGCACAGAGAGCTCCCTTGATGCAATCTTGGACATCTTAACTCAGTTTAAGTCAGTCTCGGG CAATGCAGAATCTGCTAGAGGGGCAAAGGTTTCTTGGGAAACAGTTTGCTCTCCTAAATCAATTGGGGGATTAGGACTAAGAAGGTTAATCGACTGGAACAAAATTTTTGGGCTCAAGTTAATTTGGCTGCTCTACTCTGAGGCTGGTTCTCTTTGGGTATCCTGGATAAAAAGTCATCTGATTAGAGACAAAATCTTCTGGGAGGCTGATTTTCGTTCTTCAGGAAGTTGCATTTGGAAGGGTCTCTTAAAGTTGAGACCGCTAGCAAGGCCTTATGTGGGTTGCAATATACTTTCGGGAAGACAAGCCTTGTTCTGGCATGACAACTGGACAGGACTTGGTTCTCTGTTAGACATTGTTGGTGATCAGGGCCCGAGAGTCACCGGAATTTCTTATCAAGCTCGGGTAATTGATGCTTCTTCAAACGGCGGTTGGATTCTTCCAAGAAGTCTTCATCCTCTGGTTCATTTGCTTCGGGTTTGCTTGCAAGCTCAAGTCCCTCCATTTCAAGAAGCCGATGATGATACTTTCCACTGGAAAATTGATGCAGACCAAAATCATGCTAAATTCTCCTCAATTAAAACATGGCGGCATCAGCATCCTACTGGTAATCCTGTCACTTGGCACACTCAAATCTGGTTTAAAGAGCGCATTCCTAGAATGGCATTCATGGCTTGGCTTACTGTCCAAGATAGACTCACTACAAGGGATAGACTGATTAGATGGAGTCTACCAGTCCCACCTGATTGCCTACTTTGCCAGTCAG CAAAACGGTTCTATGGTCTAGCGGTTAGGACATTGGACTCTGAATCCAGTAACCCGA
- the LOC104707983 gene encoding protein SDE2 homolog — protein sequence MADQSSKPLQFFVRLLDGKSLALTFSSPLAYGDQIKQRIFEHTKIPTHLQRLICGGYQISDESSVSQPDATVNLVLPLRGGKGGFGSLLRISKEVKKTSNFGACRDMNGQRLRHVKAEQMLKEWVEGQEDRDLVKRGIEYVKEQQNKAKQGVGNGSTQKYVKKYTEESDKCIMAVDLALKESFLNGKRKGKIFAESHKSKRLKIWKGKSAVDDSDSDDSSDDEDENFVVLNNGVQVGSDEDDTDGSSDSVMTETHCGESSGKSSFNSGSEEENDIVVRQSSDEVKGEITGVKGEKTDDLPVAVAVADAMGHTEKEDKSSAYAGKNLVGVAGKTSVSSAAVKIQGIDSDIKAGGAAGEPVKPLNFDDFSTATDMEVLGMERLKTELQSRGLKCGGTLHERAARLFLLKSTPLNKLPKKLLAKK from the exons ATGGCGGATCAGAGCTCTAAGCCGTTGCAGTTTTTCGTCAGACTACTCGACGGGAAATCACTAGCCCTAACTTTCTCCTCTCCGTTAGCATATGGGGATCAGATCAAGCAACGGATCTTCGAGCACACGAAGATCCCGACGCATCTACAGCGATTGATATGCGGAGGATACCAGATCTCCGACGAATCATCGGTTTCTCAGCCTGACGCCACCGTGAATCTTGTCCTTCCCCTCCGTGGAGGTAAAGGAGGATTCGGATCGTTACTTCGTATCTCTAAAGAAGTGAAGAAGACGAGCAACTTCGGCGCGTGTAGGGATATGAACGGACAGAGGTTGAGGCATGTAAAAGCTGAGCAGATGCTTAAGGAGTGGGTGGAAGGGCAAGAAGATAGGGACCTTGTGAAAAGGGGTATTGAGTATGTGAAGGAGCAGCAGAATAAAGCCAAACAAGGTGTTGGTAACGGATCTACGCAGAAGTATGTGAAGAAGTATACGGAAGAATCTGATAAGTGTATTATGGCTGTTGATTTGGCTTTGAAAGAATCTTTTCTTAATGGGAAGAGGAAAGGGAAGATCTTTGCTGAATCTCACAAATCGAAAAGACTTAAGATATG gaagGGAAAGAGTGCTGTTGATGATAGTGACAGCGATGATAGCAGCGACGATGAAGATGAGAATTTTGTTGTTCTAAACAATGGTGTCCAAGTTGGTTCAGATGAGGATGATACTGATGGAAGCTCAGATTCGGTTATGACTGAGACTCACTGTGGTGAGTCTTCTGGTAAATCGTCATTCAATAGCGGTTCAGAGGAAGAGAATGACATTGTAGTCCGCCAAAGTTCAGATGAAGTTAAGGGAGAGATCACCGGTGTTAAGGGAGAGAAGACTGATGATTTacctgttgctgttgctgttgctgatGCTATGGGTCATACTGAAAAGGAAGATAAGTCAAGTGCATACGCAGGGAAGAATCTGGTCGGAGTAGCTGGTAAAACGTCAGTTTCGTCTGCAGCTGTTAAGATTCAAGGCATTGATTCTGACATAAAGGCAGGAGGAGCTGCAGGAGAACCTGTTAAACCACTTAACTTTGATGATTTCAGTACAGCAACAGATATGGAG gttttggggATGGAGAGATTAAAGACTGAGCTTCAGTCACGTGGACTGAAATGCGGAGGGACATTGCATGAGCGGGCTGCGAGGCTGTTCTTACTTAAATCAACTCCACTCAATAAGCTCCCAAAGAAATTGCTTGCCAAGAAATGA
- the LOC104707982 gene encoding lysine-specific demethylase JMJ25-like — MEETNGKRIRSGDSDELVEYGRSGKERKKDKDVAVSEGPPIGRGRGRGRGRGRGRERRKLEDGEVSNRSTPDKTAQDVVKSDGTRKHVGLTCHHCKNLTSEADLIFCSTCNKKYCYDCIKRWYSERTAEDVRAACPFCMKNCNCRACLRLPLAVKPRSEKDTSVKFRQLQYLLFKVLPVLKDVYTEQNRELEIETTIRGTPVTESNITRYKLDLSERIYCDLCRTSIANFHRSCPNPKCSCDICLSCCKELREGFYNQERKNSEYEFTIPLDFSKWKLNSDGSIPCPPEECGGCGTSTLELKRLCKTDWVKKMITDAEEVTLQFRPPEVNISHECSSCTINADSVRRQAASRKNAHDNFLYSPNAVDLAEEDVAHFQSHWMRAEPVIVRNVLEKTSGLSWEPMVMWRACREIDPKVGCKEEAKSVRALDCLDWCEVEINIHQFFDGYLKGRMHKNGWPEMLKLKDWPPSTLFEKRLPRHNAEFIAALPFFDYTDPKSGILNLATRLPDKSLKPDLGPKTYIAYGFPDELGRGDSVTKLHCDISDAVNVLTHTAKVEIRPHIYRNIKVQQEKYAKTKLHKQNGGKGTEATELENQSLKEVDEAKQGFKDKTAKDEQSSCSSRPPGSQGVDKIHFLNGDCTANKRADTMERSCSLYSSTTAMESGHDLKSHAGLVPQGNVTLTNKSIADENQNDICLETESTSAKSIQEQKLDVSKESDGDTNERSEAVHGGAVWDIFRREDVPKLIQFLKRHKDEFCHINNEPVNSVIHAIHDQTLFLSESQKKQLKEEFDIEPWTFEQHLGEAVFIPAGCPHQVRNRQSCIKVALDFVAPESVEECLRLTHEFRRLPKDHRSSEDKLELKKIALYAASSAIRDAKELM, encoded by the exons ATGGAGGAAACTAATGGGAAGCGAATCAGATCAGGAGACTCTGACGAGTTAGTCGAGTACGGGAGATCTGGtaaggagaggaagaaagacAAGGATGTTGCTGTGAGCGAAGGCCCCCCAATcgggagaggaagaggaaggggacgaggaagaggaaggggaagggaaagaagaaaattagaaGACGGAGAGGTTTCAAATCGATCTACTCCGGATAAG ACGGCCCAGGATGTTGTTAAGTCTGATGGAACGAGAAAGCATGTGGGTTTGACGTGTCATCATTGTAAGAACTTGACGAGTGAGGCTGATCTTATCTTCTGTTCAACGTGTAACAAGAAGTATTGCTATGACTGCATCAAGAGATG GTATTCGGAAAGAACTGCTGAGGATGTTAGAGCTGCTTGTCCATTCTGTATGAAGAATTGCAATTGCAGAGCTTGTTTGCGCTTGCCTTTGGCTGTCAAG CCTCGAAGTGAAAAAGATACAAGTGTCAAGTTCAGACAGTTGCAGTACCTATTATTTAAAGTTCTCCCAGTTCTTAAGGATGTTTATACGGAGCAGAACCGTGAACTAGAGATTGAAACAACCATTAGAG GAACCCCTGTTACAGAATCTAATATAACTAGGTACAAACTTGACCTAAGTGAACGCATATACTG CGATCTCTGCCGCACATCCATAGCGAATTTTCACAGAAGCTGCCCGAACCCAAAATGTTCATGTGATATATGTCTTTCTTGCTGCAAGGAACTAAGAGAGGGATTCTATAATCAAGAGAGGAAAAATTCAGAATATGAATTTACAATTCCACTGGATTTCTCTAAGTGGAAGCTTAATTCAGACGGAAGCATTCCATGCCCTCCTGAAGAGTGTGGTGGTTGTGGTACTTCAACACTTGAGTTGAAACGCTTATGCAAAACTGATTGggttaaaaaaatgataacagATGCAGAGGAAGTTACTCTGCAGTTTAGGCCACCAGAAGTGAATATTTCTCATGAATGCTCCTCATGCACTATCAATGCTGATTCTGTTAGAAGGCAGGCGGCGTCTAGGAAGAATGCTCATGATAACTTCTTATACTCACCGAATGCTGTTGATCTTGCTGAAGAGGATGTTGCTCATTTTCAGTCGCACTGGATGAGGGCAGAACCTGTGATAGTCAGAAATGTTCTTGAGAAGACATCCGGACTAAGTTGGGAACCAATGGTTATGTGGAGGGCTTGTAGGGAAATAGATCCGAAGGTTGGATGTAAAGAAGAGGCAAAAAGCGTGAGAGCTTTGGATTGCTTGGACTGGTGTGAG GTTGAAATAAATATTCATCAGTTTTTCGATGGCTACTTAAAAGGCCGCATGCATAAGAATGGTTGGCCAGAAATGTTGAAATTAAAGGATTGGCCTCcatcaactttatttgaaaAGCGCCTTCCAAGGCACAATGCTGAGTTTATTGCTGCATTGCCCTTCTTTGATTACACTGACCCAAAGTCTGGTATACTAAATCTCGCAACAAGACTTCCAGATAAATCCTTGAAGCCAGATCTTGGACCTAAGACATACATTGCTTATGGTTTCCCTGATGAGCTTGGTAGAGGAGATTCTGTGACAAAGCTACATTGTGATATTTCTGACGCG GTCAACGTGCTAACACACACAGCTAAAGTGGAAATACGTCCTCATATATACCGAAACATCAAAGTACAGCAGGAAAAATATGCAAAAACCAAGTTACATAAACAAAACGGTGGTAAAGGGACAGAAGCTACCGAACTTGAAAACCAGTCACTGAAAGAAGTGGATGAAGCTAAACAGGGTTTTAAGGACAAAACAGCTAAAGATGAACAATCAAGCTGCAGTTCAAGACCGCCGGGCTCACAAGGAGTtgataaaatacattttttaaatg GTGATTGTACTGCCAACAAAAGAGCTGATACTATGGAAAGGTCTTGTAGTTTATATTCTAGCACTACTGCGATGGAGTCAGGTCATGATCTAAAGTCGCATGCTGGTTTAGTTCCCCAGGGTAATGTAACGCTGACAAACAAATCTATTGCTGACGAGAATCAAAATGACATCTGTCTGGAGACTGAGAGTACAAGTGCGAAATCCATACAAGAGCAGAAACTGGATGTGTCAAAAGAAAGTGATGGCGATACCAATGAGAGGTCAGAGGCTGTGCATGGTGGTGCTGTCTGGGATATTTTCCGAAGGGAGGATGTTCCAAAACTTATCCAGTTTTTGAAAAGGCACAAGGATGAGTTTTGTCACATCAATAACGAACCAGTGAACTCT GTTATTCACGCAATTCATGACCAGACTTTGTTCCTGAGTGAAAGCCAGAAGAAACAGCTAAAGGAGGAGTTTG ATATAGAACCATGGACCTTTGAGCAACACCTCGGCGAAGCTGTTTTCATACCTGCAGGTTGTCCTCATCAAGTGAGGAATAGACAA TCCTGCATAAAGGTGGCATTAGACTTTGTGGCTCCTGAAAGCGTTGAAGAATGCCTTAGGCTAACACATGAGTTCCGAAGATTACCAAAAGACCACAGATCTAGCGAGGATAAACTTGAG CTTAAGAAAATAGCGCTTTATGCTGCCAGCTCAGCCATAAGAGATGCAAAGGAGCTAATGTAA